The sequence CATGATCTTCCCAACAGTCGCGACAGCGATGCCGCAGCTTTGATGACCGCAACTTCCGCCCTTACAATGTGTCGCACCTATCTGCGGTGTTTTCCAGTACGATGGAGCGAACCCGATGCACATCGTGCGGGCATGAGCTGACGTGGGATGCGGCAGGCCCGAGTTGCGGTAGAACGTTTGCAGATGATCGGCGTTGATGGTCGGCAGCTAGAGGTGGGAAGGAGGGCGACGTGAAGAGCAGGATTTCGTCCGCAGCGCCATCGGCAGTGGTGTTGGTCGCGATTGCGGCCGGCGCGCAGGCCGAACCGGTGTTGCAAGGCAGGGACGCCTATGGCGATTGGCGCGCGGACAAGCCCGGCACGGTCAGGTTGATCCGGCCGCAGGATCTGGTCAGGCCCGGCGCGACGCGGTCGGTCGCGAGCTCGTCGCGTGTGGTGCCGCGTCCGCCGAACGCGGAGCCTCAGGTGCCGGCCGGCTTCAAGATCGAGCTGTTCGCCGAAGGCCTGCGGGCGCCGCGTATCGTCCGCGTGGCTCCGAATGGCGATGTCTTCGTTGCGGAGACGCGGGCCGGCACCATTCGCGTACTTCGTGCAGGTGAGGGCAGCAAGGTCGCGAGCAACGAGGTATTTGCCAGCGGGCTACGGCAACCCTTCGGCATCGCCTTCTTCCCGAACGGCGACAATCCCCAATGGGTCTACGTCGCCAACACCGACAGCGTCGTCCGCTTTCCCTACCAGGCCGGCGATCTCAAGGCGCGCGGTAAAGGAGAGACGATCGTGGCGAGCCTGCCGCATGACGGCGGTCATTCCACCCGCGACATCGTCTTCACACCCGACAACAGGCGCATGCTGGTGTCGGTCGGCTCGCTCAGCAACGTCGCCGAGGGCATGGGCACGCCGCCGGGCGGATTGGAGGCGTGGTCGAAGGCGCAACCCCTCGGCGTCACATGGGCGAGCGAAACCGAGCGCGCCGCCGTGCTCGCTTTCACCCCCGACGGCAAGGAGCGTAAGATTTACGCCACCGGCATCCGCAATTGCGTTGGCCTCGCGATCCAACCGCAGAGCGGTGTGCCCTGGTGCTCGAACAATGAGCGCGACGGGCTTGGCGATGATCTCGTGCCCGACTTCGTG comes from Bradyrhizobium sp. CCGE-LA001 and encodes:
- a CDS encoding PQQ-dependent sugar dehydrogenase is translated as MKSRISSAAPSAVVLVAIAAGAQAEPVLQGRDAYGDWRADKPGTVRLIRPQDLVRPGATRSVASSSRVVPRPPNAEPQVPAGFKIELFAEGLRAPRIVRVAPNGDVFVAETRAGTIRVLRAGEGSKVASNEVFASGLRQPFGIAFFPNGDNPQWVYVANTDSVVRFPYQAGDLKARGKGETIVASLPHDGGHSTRDIVFTPDNRRMLVSVGSLSNVAEGMGTPPGGLEAWSKAQPLGVTWASETERAAVLAFTPDGKERKIYATGIRNCVGLAIQPQSGVPWCSNNERDGLGDDLVPDFVTSVKEGGFYGWPWFYIGNNEDPRHAGARPDLKDKVTVPDVLIQPHSASLGMTFYQGAQFPLEYQGDAFAAQHGSWNRSKRTGYKLIRIRMKDGKPTGEYEDFVTGFVVNDSEVWGRPVGVAVAKDGSLLVSEDGNGTIWRVTRAAR